One part of the uncultured Celeribacter sp. genome encodes these proteins:
- a CDS encoding glycosyltransferase family 2 protein, translating to MTTLAITCLRDEGPWLLDWIAHHRAAGFDHFLIASHDCRDGSDRLLDALGETGFVTHLPFSPSGPKAVQWQALKRLNDHPLYRDADMALFFDVDEYLVLHEGASLHDLIPEGVDAVPLRWHLFGHSGLSQWQDLPVSDRFRHAAPDDIALPLAQMFKTLHRPAAFDALGVHRPKAAQPDSIRWQSATGRPLGKNFAKAQGLIRLPGLPAAPERAWLNHYSVRSIEEFVLKSARGLPNHMSRPLDAGYWALRNFNTVADNRIAPMRPASAAARDTLRDFDVLHHETVAHHRERLAQLQRDRAVIDLMWQLELLAGSTPPTPAKLAAHAARITAAQAEERKT from the coding sequence TTGACAACACTTGCAATCACATGCCTGCGCGACGAGGGGCCGTGGCTTCTGGACTGGATCGCCCATCACCGTGCGGCGGGCTTTGATCATTTCCTGATCGCGTCCCACGATTGCCGTGACGGCAGCGACCGCCTGCTTGATGCGCTCGGTGAAACCGGCTTTGTCACCCACCTGCCGTTTTCCCCCTCCGGCCCGAAAGCCGTCCAGTGGCAGGCCCTGAAACGGCTCAACGACCACCCGCTCTACCGCGATGCAGACATGGCCCTGTTCTTCGATGTCGACGAATATCTGGTGCTGCACGAGGGCGCTTCCTTGCACGACCTGATACCCGAGGGGGTCGACGCCGTACCCCTGCGCTGGCACCTGTTCGGGCATTCCGGCCTGTCGCAGTGGCAGGATCTGCCGGTGAGCGACCGCTTTCGCCATGCCGCCCCCGATGACATTGCCCTGCCTCTGGCACAGATGTTCAAAACCCTGCACCGTCCGGCGGCTTTCGACGCGCTGGGCGTGCACCGGCCGAAGGCGGCGCAGCCCGACAGCATCCGCTGGCAGAGCGCGACGGGCAGGCCTCTGGGGAAAAACTTTGCCAAAGCGCAAGGGCTGATCCGTCTGCCGGGGCTACCGGCCGCACCGGAACGCGCTTGGCTCAATCACTACAGCGTGCGTTCGATCGAGGAATTCGTGCTCAAATCAGCGCGCGGATTGCCCAATCATATGTCCCGCCCGCTGGATGCCGGCTATTGGGCGCTGCGCAATTTCAACACGGTCGCCGACAACCGTATTGCCCCGATGCGCCCGGCCAGCGCCGCAGCGCGTGACACCTTGCGCGACTTTGACGTGCTGCATCACGAAACTGTAGCCCATCATCGCGAAAGGCTGGCACAGCTACAGCGCGACCGCGCGGTGATTGATCTGATGTGGCAGCTGGAACTGCTGGCCGGTTCGACCCCGCCCACACCGGCCAAACTGGCGGCACATGCCGCCCGCATCACGGCCGCGCAAGCAGAGGAGCGAAAGACCTGA
- the rpe gene encoding ribulose-phosphate 3-epimerase, with amino-acid sequence MTAQTFDRSIKIAPSILSADFANFGQEIQAIEAEGADWVHVDVMDGHFVPNLTFGPAMCKAIRPHIKTVMDVHLMIAPVDPYIEAFAEAGADIITAHIEAGPHIHRTLQAIRANDAKAGVALNPATPADSLVHLLDMVDLVCVMTVNPGFGGQKFIHSQVEKVRQLRAMIGDRPIHIEIDGGVDPSTAPLVAAAGADALVAGSAVFKGGSVANPAPYGDNIRAIRAAAEQAQN; translated from the coding sequence ATGACCGCCCAGACGTTTGACCGTTCCATCAAGATTGCCCCGTCGATCCTGTCCGCCGATTTCGCCAATTTCGGACAAGAAATTCAGGCAATTGAGGCCGAAGGGGCCGATTGGGTGCATGTCGATGTCATGGACGGACATTTCGTGCCGAATCTGACGTTCGGTCCGGCGATGTGCAAAGCGATCCGTCCGCATATCAAGACGGTCATGGATGTGCATCTGATGATCGCGCCGGTCGATCCCTATATCGAAGCCTTCGCCGAGGCCGGGGCCGACATCATCACCGCCCATATCGAAGCCGGGCCGCATATCCATCGCACGCTGCAGGCCATCCGGGCCAATGACGCGAAGGCCGGTGTCGCCCTGAACCCTGCCACGCCTGCGGACAGCCTTGTTCATCTTCTGGACATGGTCGATCTGGTCTGTGTGATGACGGTGAACCCCGGCTTTGGCGGGCAGAAATTTATCCACTCTCAGGTGGAAAAAGTGCGCCAGCTGCGCGCGATGATCGGCGATCGCCCGATCCATATCGAAATCGATGGCGGCGTTGATCCAAGCACGGCCCCGCTCGTGGCGGCGGCCGGTGCGGATGCGCTGGTGGCCGGATCGGCCGTGTTCAAAGGCGGCAGCGTCGCAAACCCGGCCCCCTATGGCGACAACATCCGTGCCATCCGGGCCGCAGCCGAACAGGCCCAAAACTGA
- a CDS encoding AraC family transcriptional regulator yields the protein MTMPVLRQSDILMKGEEYHFSRSVLSAARPKALHTQDYYELFWIHNGRARLLSASGQTRLSEGDLVILPPDLAHGLQGIGTECHIVNIILRRRRVKDLLARFSETAGLFPQPGCPPVQLHRDIRHLARLSSSAKTLEAAPRSTLSLEAFLLPLLAEILQERHSAAQTVPPWLSEALVAAEHPDVFRDGAAGLVAQCGKAHAHVARTMQACLHVTPSDYINRLRMDYAARQLKGTPDTLVEIAEEIGIQNMSHFHRLFRDRFAMTPRQYRVKHQKGVVQPV from the coding sequence ATGACGATGCCTGTGCTGCGCCAATCCGACATTCTGATGAAGGGGGAGGAATACCATTTTTCCCGCTCGGTGCTCAGCGCTGCCCGGCCCAAAGCCCTCCATACACAAGATTATTACGAGCTGTTCTGGATCCATAACGGGCGGGCGCGCCTGTTGTCGGCCAGCGGGCAAACCCGGCTGAGTGAGGGCGATCTGGTGATCCTTCCGCCGGATCTGGCACATGGGCTGCAGGGCATCGGGACAGAATGCCATATCGTCAACATCATCTTGCGCCGCCGCCGGGTCAAGGACCTGCTGGCGCGCTTCTCCGAGACAGCCGGGCTGTTCCCGCAACCGGGATGCCCGCCGGTGCAGTTGCACCGTGACATCCGCCACCTTGCCCGCCTGTCTTCCAGTGCCAAAACGCTGGAAGCGGCCCCCCGCAGCACGCTGTCGCTCGAGGCCTTTCTGCTGCCGCTTCTAGCGGAGATCCTGCAGGAAAGGCACAGCGCGGCGCAGACAGTCCCCCCATGGCTGTCAGAGGCGCTGGTGGCTGCGGAACACCCCGACGTTTTCCGCGATGGCGCCGCCGGTCTGGTCGCGCAATGTGGCAAGGCCCATGCCCATGTGGCACGCACGATGCAGGCCTGCCTGCATGTCACGCCGTCGGACTACATCAACCGCCTGCGCATGGATTATGCCGCCCGCCAACTTAAGGGCACCCCGGATACGCTCGTTGAAATTGCTGAAGAAATTGGCATTCAGAACATGAGCCATTTTCATCGCCTGTTTCGCGATCGCTTTGCCATGACGCCGCGACAATACCGCGTAAAACATCAAAAAGGCGTCGTTCAGCCGGTCTGA
- the deoC gene encoding deoxyribose-phosphate aldolase: MSSAADIETAHLPQIHEPRNPGTPLDLEIIRSVQVNTSAVERRCATLPGRRSVKKDNQAAWLLKAITMIDLTTLAGDDTAGRVRRLCAKAAHPVRADLLEALGMGPITTGAVCVYHDMIETAVEALEGTGIPVAAVSTGFPAGLSPYTLRVKEIEESVKAGAKEIDIVISRRHVLTGNWQALYDEMREFRETCGEAHIKAILATGELGGLRNVARASHVCMMAGADFIKTSTGKESINATLPVSLVMIRAIRDYYTRTGFRVGYKPAGGISKAKDALVYLSLIKEELGNHWLSPHLFRFGASSLLGDIERQLEHHVTGHYSAAWRHPIG; this comes from the coding sequence ATGTCTTCCGCAGCTGATATTGAGACGGCACATCTGCCGCAAATTCATGAACCCAGAAACCCCGGCACGCCACTCGATCTTGAGATCATTCGCAGCGTTCAGGTGAACACCTCGGCGGTGGAGCGCCGCTGTGCGACCCTGCCCGGGCGCCGCAGCGTCAAGAAAGACAATCAGGCGGCATGGCTCCTGAAGGCGATCACCATGATCGACCTGACCACGCTGGCAGGCGACGACACAGCGGGCCGTGTCCGGCGCCTCTGTGCCAAGGCGGCCCATCCCGTGCGCGCCGATCTGCTGGAGGCACTCGGCATGGGGCCGATTACCACCGGGGCGGTCTGCGTGTACCATGACATGATCGAAACCGCCGTCGAGGCGCTTGAAGGTACAGGCATTCCCGTCGCCGCGGTCTCAACCGGTTTCCCGGCGGGCCTGTCGCCCTACACGCTGCGGGTCAAAGAGATCGAGGAAAGCGTCAAAGCTGGTGCGAAGGAAATCGACATTGTGATTTCGCGCCGCCATGTGCTGACCGGCAACTGGCAGGCGCTTTATGACGAGATGCGTGAATTTCGTGAAACCTGTGGCGAGGCCCATATCAAAGCCATCCTTGCCACCGGCGAATTAGGCGGGCTGCGCAATGTTGCTCGCGCCAGCCATGTCTGCATGATGGCCGGGGCCGACTTCATCAAAACCTCGACCGGCAAGGAAAGCATCAATGCCACCCTGCCCGTCTCTTTGGTAATGATCCGCGCGATCCGCGACTATTACACCCGCACCGGGTTCCGTGTCGGCTACAAGCCGGCAGGCGGCATTTCCAAGGCCAAGGATGCTCTGGTCTATCTGAGCCTGATCAAGGAAGAGCTGGGCAACCATTGGCTGTCGCCGCATCTGTTCCGTTTCGGCGCATCGTCGCTGCTTGGCGATATCGAGCGCCAGCTCGAACACCATGTGACCGGTCACTATTCCGCCGCATGGCGCCACCCTATTGGCTGA
- a CDS encoding aldehyde dehydrogenase family protein: MTVKEIFETMDYGAAPENAGEAKSWLAEAGPDFGLFINGQMTAPGAVFASRNPATGETLAHMTQATAADVDMAVEAARKAQSKWAKSGGKARARVLYALARLVQKHARLFAVLETLDNGKPIRESRDIDVALVARHFYYHAGMAQLMDAELPGREALGVCGQIIPWNFPLLMLAWKVAPAIAMGNTVVLKPAEYTSLTALLFAQICQEAGLPKGVVNIVTGDGEVGEMIVTHPGIDKIAFTGSTAVGRRIREATAGSGKALTLELGGKSPYIIFEDADIDSAIEGLVDAIFFNQGQVCCAGSRLLVQEGIADEVHEKLLARMAKLRIGDPLDKCIDVGAIVDPAQLARIEGLIARGGAEGAVHQPVKAPDGCFYPPTLVSGLSSSSTLMQEEIFGPVLVSTTFRTQDEAVQIANNTRYGLAASVWSENINLALDIAPKLVAGVVWINGANMFDAAAGFGGVRESGFGREGGWEGLMAYTKPTGKVTAVKPAQPHIKADTVEVLGLDRTAKLYIGGKQARPDGGYSQTVLSPKGKLLGHASIASRKDIRNAVEAAQKATGWTKATAHNRAQVLYFIGENLSARADEFARRIQDLTGTAAAKAAAEVEGAIDTLFTYAAWCDKYDGAAKPVPMRGVALAMHDAVGVIGAFCDDRPLAGLIEVIAPAIALGNRVIAVASNAYPLAATDFYQVLDTSDLPAGVVNILTGPHEDLAGAMAGHMDIDAVWSFSSADISARIEAESAGNLKRTWVNNGQSRSYPARDWLAQASEVKTIWVPYGD; encoded by the coding sequence ATGACTGTCAAAGAGATTTTTGAAACCATGGACTATGGCGCAGCCCCCGAGAACGCAGGTGAGGCCAAAAGCTGGCTGGCCGAGGCGGGTCCGGACTTCGGCCTGTTCATCAACGGCCAGATGACCGCCCCCGGCGCGGTGTTCGCCAGCCGCAACCCGGCCACCGGCGAAACGCTGGCACATATGACACAAGCCACCGCAGCGGATGTGGACATGGCTGTCGAGGCCGCACGCAAAGCCCAGAGCAAATGGGCCAAATCCGGCGGCAAGGCGCGCGCGCGTGTGCTCTATGCACTGGCGCGTCTTGTGCAGAAACACGCCCGCCTGTTTGCGGTTCTGGAAACGCTCGACAATGGCAAACCGATCCGGGAAAGCCGTGACATCGACGTGGCGCTGGTCGCCCGGCATTTCTATTATCACGCAGGCATGGCCCAGCTGATGGACGCGGAATTGCCCGGTCGCGAGGCCCTGGGCGTTTGCGGCCAGATCATCCCGTGGAACTTCCCGCTGCTGATGCTCGCATGGAAGGTTGCCCCCGCGATTGCAATGGGCAACACCGTGGTGCTGAAACCGGCGGAATACACCTCGCTCACCGCGTTGCTGTTCGCGCAGATCTGTCAGGAAGCAGGCCTGCCCAAAGGCGTCGTCAATATCGTCACGGGCGACGGGGAAGTCGGCGAAATGATCGTCACCCACCCCGGCATCGACAAGATTGCCTTCACAGGCTCTACCGCCGTGGGGCGCCGCATCCGCGAAGCCACCGCAGGCTCCGGCAAGGCGCTGACTCTGGAGCTGGGCGGCAAATCTCCCTACATCATCTTTGAAGACGCCGACATCGACAGCGCCATCGAAGGGCTGGTCGACGCGATCTTTTTCAATCAGGGTCAGGTCTGCTGCGCCGGGTCGCGCCTTCTGGTTCAGGAAGGCATCGCCGACGAGGTGCATGAAAAGCTGCTGGCCCGAATGGCGAAACTGCGCATTGGTGACCCACTCGACAAATGCATCGACGTGGGGGCCATCGTCGACCCGGCGCAACTGGCCCGGATCGAAGGGCTGATCGCCCGTGGCGGCGCCGAAGGCGCCGTGCATCAACCGGTGAAAGCCCCGGACGGCTGTTTCTACCCGCCAACTCTGGTGAGCGGGCTGTCCAGTTCATCGACCCTTATGCAGGAAGAGATCTTCGGTCCGGTTCTGGTCTCGACGACCTTCCGCACCCAGGACGAAGCGGTGCAGATCGCGAACAACACCCGTTACGGGCTGGCCGCCTCGGTCTGGAGCGAAAACATCAACCTCGCCCTGGACATCGCGCCCAAACTGGTCGCCGGTGTGGTCTGGATCAACGGCGCCAACATGTTCGACGCAGCAGCCGGGTTTGGGGGCGTCCGCGAAAGTGGCTTTGGCCGTGAAGGCGGCTGGGAAGGGCTGATGGCCTACACCAAACCGACCGGCAAGGTGACGGCCGTGAAGCCCGCGCAGCCGCATATCAAGGCCGACACCGTCGAAGTGCTCGGGCTGGATCGCACCGCCAAGCTCTATATCGGCGGCAAACAGGCGCGGCCCGATGGCGGCTATTCGCAAACGGTGCTCTCGCCCAAGGGCAAATTGCTGGGGCATGCCTCGATTGCCTCACGCAAGGACATCCGCAATGCCGTGGAAGCCGCTCAGAAGGCTACAGGCTGGACCAAGGCGACCGCGCATAACCGCGCTCAGGTACTGTATTTCATCGGCGAAAACCTGTCGGCCCGCGCCGACGAATTCGCCCGCCGCATTCAGGACCTGACCGGCACTGCCGCCGCAAAGGCCGCAGCCGAGGTGGAGGGCGCGATTGACACGCTGTTCACCTACGCCGCTTGGTGCGACAAATACGACGGCGCCGCCAAACCCGTGCCCATGCGCGGGGTCGCGCTGGCCATGCATGATGCTGTCGGAGTGATCGGGGCCTTTTGCGATGACCGCCCGCTGGCCGGTCTGATCGAGGTGATCGCGCCCGCGATCGCACTCGGTAACCGCGTCATTGCCGTGGCCTCGAACGCCTATCCGCTGGCCGCGACCGATTTCTATCAGGTGCTGGACACCTCTGATCTGCCCGCCGGTGTCGTGAACATCCTGACCGGTCCGCACGAAGATCTGGCCGGGGCCATGGCCGGTCACATGGACATCGACGCGGTCTGGAGCTTTTCCAGCGCCGATATTTCCGCCCGGATCGAAGCCGAAAGCGCAGGCAATCTGAAACGCACATGGGTGAACAACGGCCAAAGCCGCAGCTATCCGGCGCGCGACTGGCTGGCACAGGCCAGCGAGGTCAAGACCATCTGGGTGCCCTACGGGGACTGA
- a CDS encoding DUF1523 family protein has translation MRYVKLILVALTVLIVGGFLHYTLPQHDVVRIVNTYQERQDLSDWTSIFWSVPDDQAAGLANRDVQFIQTVRPNGKSIVYRNEDTGWGWPPYFKFDTANLATEASDAISNKDDPEWVMITHYGWRSELLSIFPNAVRIKPVAGPEASVIPWVNILILTALAIVLLLLRRMWLQFRERTIDPLVEDMEDSWDAMDVKRQGAVARVKGWFKRK, from the coding sequence ATGCGCTACGTCAAATTGATCCTGGTTGCCTTGACTGTGCTGATCGTGGGGGGCTTTCTGCACTACACCCTGCCGCAGCACGATGTCGTGCGGATCGTGAACACTTATCAGGAGCGGCAGGATCTGTCGGACTGGACATCGATTTTCTGGTCCGTGCCTGACGATCAGGCCGCGGGTCTGGCCAATCGCGATGTGCAGTTCATTCAGACGGTGCGTCCGAATGGGAAATCGATCGTTTATCGCAATGAAGACACGGGCTGGGGCTGGCCGCCCTATTTCAAATTCGACACCGCCAATCTTGCGACCGAAGCCAGCGATGCGATTTCCAATAAGGACGATCCCGAGTGGGTGATGATCACGCATTATGGATGGCGGTCCGAATTGCTGTCGATCTTCCCCAATGCAGTGCGCATCAAGCCTGTCGCAGGGCCGGAGGCTTCGGTCATTCCCTGGGTGAACATTCTCATCCTGACCGCTTTGGCCATCGTGTTGTTGCTGTTGCGGCGTATGTGGCTGCAGTTTCGCGAACGCACCATCGACCCTCTGGTCGAGGATATGGAAGACAGCTGGGACGCGATGGATGTGAAACGGCAGGGCGCAGTGGCGCGGGTCAAAGGCTGGTTCAAACGCAAATAG
- a CDS encoding PLP-dependent aminotransferase family protein, with the protein MSLSSLFASRTTGMKASEIRELLKLLDQPEIISFAGGIPDPVYFPREAFARAMAKATDVQAAGVALQYSTSEGYTPLRDWIAAYMGRNGVACTRDNILITAGSQQALDYLGKLFLDPGDTALVAWPTYMGALGAFNAYQPRYDRFDPQTNRPVEDITADAEANGGRVKFAYLSSDFANPTGETLTSEQRKTLLARAEALDCAVIEDAAYQELRYAGEPVAPILAHELREKGSIEDCRTIYLGSFSKTLAPGLRVGWAVAAAPVIQQMVLTKQAADLQTATINQIAVHEVARDIFDDHVATLREVYGIRLRAMLSSLETHMPEGVQWTEPEGGMFVWVTLPDDMDGAELLKKALEANVAFVPGGAFFADGSNRNTLRLNFSMSGPDKIEEGIRRLGAVIRAEL; encoded by the coding sequence ATGAGTCTGTCATCGCTATTCGCCAGCCGCACCACCGGAATGAAAGCATCCGAGATCCGGGAGCTTCTCAAGCTGCTGGATCAGCCGGAGATCATTTCCTTCGCGGGTGGCATTCCCGATCCTGTCTATTTCCCGCGCGAAGCCTTTGCCCGCGCGATGGCGAAGGCGACGGACGTACAGGCGGCAGGTGTGGCGTTGCAATATTCCACCTCCGAGGGCTACACACCGCTGCGGGATTGGATCGCGGCCTATATGGGGCGCAATGGTGTCGCCTGCACCCGTGACAACATCCTGATTACGGCGGGTTCTCAGCAGGCGCTTGATTATCTTGGCAAACTCTTTCTGGATCCCGGCGACACCGCGCTGGTGGCCTGGCCGACCTATATGGGCGCGCTGGGGGCGTTCAACGCCTATCAACCGCGCTATGACCGGTTCGATCCGCAGACCAACCGCCCGGTCGAAGACATCACCGCCGATGCAGAGGCCAATGGCGGGCGGGTGAAATTTGCCTATCTGTCGTCCGATTTCGCCAACCCGACTGGTGAGACGCTGACCTCGGAACAGCGCAAGACGCTGCTGGCGCGGGCCGAGGCGCTGGACTGTGCGGTGATCGAAGACGCCGCCTATCAGGAGCTGCGCTACGCCGGTGAACCCGTCGCCCCGATTCTGGCGCATGAGCTGCGTGAAAAAGGATCGATCGAAGACTGCCGCACGATTTATCTGGGGTCGTTCTCGAAAACGCTTGCGCCGGGTTTGCGTGTCGGTTGGGCTGTCGCGGCCGCTCCGGTGATCCAGCAGATGGTTCTGACCAAACAAGCCGCCGACCTGCAGACCGCCACGATCAACCAGATCGCGGTGCATGAGGTCGCCCGCGACATTTTCGACGATCATGTTGCGACGCTGCGCGAGGTCTACGGCATCCGCCTGCGGGCGATGCTGTCGTCACTGGAAACCCATATGCCCGAAGGCGTGCAATGGACCGAGCCGGAGGGCGGCATGTTCGTCTGGGTGACCCTGCCCGATGATATGGACGGGGCGGAGCTTTTGAAAAAGGCGCTGGAGGCCAATGTTGCCTTTGTGCCGGGCGGGGCTTTCTTTGCGGACGGGTCGAACCGCAACACTTTGCGGTTGAACTTTTCGATGTCCGGGCCGGACAAGATCGAAGAGGGGATCAGGCGTCTGGGCGCCGTGATCCGCGCCGAGCTGTAA
- a CDS encoding esterase-like activity of phytase family protein, protein MKKHLLLAASGLALFAGAAHAEMNFNRIASFATPNNMAEGEDRDRVTSAEIIYATEDGMTLVYTDSPLGVIGRIDISDPKAPKPLGNVDMQGEPTSVAILGTTAYVGVNTSESYTAPSGKLVVLDALSGEVKEECDLGGQPDSVAIAKDGSFVTIAIENERDEDLGDGRVPQMPAGFVDILDIKDGIADCDSLVKADVTGLAEIAPEDPEPEFVDVNGLGEIVVTLQENNHMVVLNKAGEVLNHFSAGTVDLDNIDTTDERGAILFTQSQHDRKREPDSVQWIDDDHFAIANEGDMDGGSRSFTVFNKDGTEVYESGTAFEYAVAQIGHYPDKRSDAKGAEPEGMEVATFDGTPFMFLLSERGSAVGVYDMTDPANPVLKQMLPSGIAPEGAVAIPSRNLLVTANEEDLIEDGGVRAHVMLYEYQDAPAAYPTLTSEGADELIGWGALSGLVADAEKPGILYAVNDSFYGFQPTIFTIDATSTPAKITKALRVTRKGHAAQKLDMEGITLDGEGGFWVASEGRTDRVVPHALYHVDADGEIIDEVGLPMELEAVKKRFGFEGITKVGDTLWMAVQREWSDDPKNTVKLVAYNTETEEWGAVRYEKAQPEKGWTGLSEIVAHGDWFYLIERDNQIGTEAAIKKVYRIPATEMVPAPLGGDLPMVSKEEVRDLIPDLKSWNGYVVDKVEGLAIDASGEMFAVTDNDGVDDSSGETFFWSLGKM, encoded by the coding sequence ATGAAAAAGCATCTGCTTTTAGCGGCCTCCGGCCTTGCGCTCTTTGCTGGCGCGGCCCATGCCGAAATGAACTTCAACCGCATCGCGTCTTTCGCCACGCCGAACAACATGGCCGAGGGCGAAGACCGGGATCGCGTGACCTCCGCAGAAATCATCTATGCGACCGAAGACGGCATGACGCTGGTCTACACCGACAGCCCTCTGGGTGTGATCGGTCGCATCGACATCAGCGACCCGAAAGCGCCGAAGCCGCTGGGCAATGTTGACATGCAGGGCGAACCGACCTCTGTCGCGATCCTTGGGACCACTGCATATGTCGGCGTGAACACCTCGGAAAGCTATACCGCCCCCTCGGGCAAGCTTGTGGTGCTCGACGCGCTGAGCGGAGAGGTGAAAGAAGAATGCGATCTGGGCGGTCAGCCCGACTCGGTCGCCATTGCCAAAGACGGCAGCTTCGTCACCATCGCGATTGAAAACGAGCGTGATGAAGATCTGGGCGACGGTCGCGTGCCGCAGATGCCCGCCGGTTTCGTCGACATTCTCGACATCAAGGACGGTATTGCCGACTGCGACAGCCTGGTGAAAGCCGATGTCACCGGCCTAGCCGAAATCGCTCCGGAAGATCCCGAACCCGAATTCGTCGACGTCAACGGTCTGGGCGAGATCGTGGTCACGCTTCAGGAAAACAACCATATGGTCGTGCTCAACAAAGCCGGTGAAGTGCTCAATCACTTCTCCGCCGGGACCGTGGATCTGGACAACATCGACACGACCGATGAACGCGGCGCCATCCTGTTCACGCAAAGCCAACATGACCGCAAACGCGAACCCGACTCGGTTCAGTGGATCGACGACGATCATTTCGCCATCGCCAACGAAGGCGACATGGATGGCGGATCGCGCAGCTTCACCGTCTTCAACAAGGACGGCACCGAAGTCTACGAAAGCGGCACCGCCTTTGAATATGCCGTGGCACAGATCGGTCACTATCCCGACAAACGTTCTGATGCCAAAGGCGCGGAACCCGAAGGCATGGAAGTCGCCACCTTCGACGGCACGCCCTTCATGTTTTTGCTGTCCGAACGCGGCTCTGCCGTGGGTGTCTACGACATGACCGATCCAGCCAACCCGGTTCTCAAGCAGATGCTGCCTTCCGGCATCGCCCCGGAAGGCGCAGTCGCCATTCCCAGCCGCAACCTGCTGGTCACGGCAAATGAAGAAGACCTGATCGAAGACGGCGGCGTGCGGGCGCATGTCATGCTCTATGAATATCAGGATGCTCCGGCGGCCTATCCGACGCTGACCTCTGAGGGTGCTGACGAGCTGATCGGTTGGGGCGCGCTTTCGGGCCTTGTTGCAGATGCCGAAAAACCCGGCATCCTCTACGCGGTAAACGACAGCTTCTATGGGTTCCAGCCAACGATTTTCACCATCGATGCCACCTCGACCCCGGCGAAGATCACCAAGGCGCTGCGCGTCACCCGCAAAGGTCATGCCGCGCAAAAACTGGACATGGAGGGGATCACCCTCGACGGCGAAGGTGGTTTCTGGGTCGCCTCCGAAGGCCGCACCGACCGTGTCGTGCCCCATGCGCTCTATCACGTCGATGCCGATGGCGAGATCATCGACGAGGTTGGCCTGCCGATGGAACTGGAAGCGGTGAAAAAACGCTTTGGCTTCGAGGGCATCACCAAGGTCGGTGACACCCTGTGGATGGCCGTGCAACGCGAATGGTCCGACGACCCCAAGAACACGGTGAAACTGGTGGCCTACAACACCGAGACCGAAGAATGGGGTGCCGTGCGCTACGAGAAGGCCCAGCCGGAAAAAGGCTGGACCGGCCTGTCCGAAATCGTCGCCCATGGCGATTGGTTCTATCTCATCGAACGCGACAACCAGATCGGCACGGAAGCCGCGATCAAGAAAGTCTACCGCATCCCGGCCACTGAAATGGTCCCGGCCCCGCTCGGCGGCGATCTGCCCATGGTCTCCAAGGAAGAGGTCCGCGACCTGATCCCGGATCTGAAATCCTGGAACGGCTATGTCGTCGACAAGGTCGAAGGTCTGGCCATCGACGCCTCTGGCGAAATGTTCGCCGTCACCGACAACGACGGTGTGGACGACAGCTCCGGCGAGACCTTCTTCTGGTCGCTTGGCAAGATGTAA
- a CDS encoding Hsp20 family protein yields the protein MRNFDLAPLYRATVGFDQIADLMDRVLSQEVSQPSYPPYNIEKTAEDAWRISLAVAGFSTEDISIEQREHALVISARKSDTDEAENKTYLHRGIATRAFERRFQLADHVKVTGASHENGMLHVDLQREVPEALKPRRIEIAGPNTVETKVLDARQETTSV from the coding sequence ATGCGTAATTTTGATCTTGCCCCGCTGTACCGGGCCACTGTTGGTTTTGACCAAATTGCCGATCTGATGGATCGTGTTCTGTCGCAAGAGGTCAGCCAACCCAGCTACCCACCCTATAACATCGAAAAGACCGCTGAGGATGCGTGGCGCATTTCGCTCGCCGTGGCCGGTTTTTCCACCGAAGATATTTCCATCGAACAACGCGAACATGCGTTGGTGATTTCTGCCCGCAAATCCGACACGGATGAGGCGGAAAACAAAACCTACCTGCATCGCGGCATCGCCACCCGCGCCTTTGAACGGCGTTTCCAGCTGGCGGATCATGTCAAAGTGACCGGGGCCAGCCACGAAAACGGCATGCTGCATGTCGATTTGCAGCGCGAGGTGCCCGAGGCGCTGAAACCGCGCCGCATCGAGATCGCCGGGCCGAACACCGTCGAAACCAAGGTGCTGGACGCCCGTCAGGAAACGACCAGCGTCTGA